One window from the genome of Cardiocondyla obscurior isolate alpha-2009 linkage group LG04, Cobs3.1, whole genome shotgun sequence encodes:
- the LOC139102343 gene encoding ATP-dependent DNA helicase DDX11, with protein MEPPQEFPFPFPPYEIQKRFMKELYACLEDGKLGLFESPTGTGKSLSLICGALKWLVDHEKRRKQELTSTIEEIERKIKDCEKPTDNWFTVQTEEIELKAKKQPLEAKLNALLEYEGEREKLKKLIETKKAAQRTKTTGKTRQQFAKKVPKSDKPEEMNPDARDAESDLILEDGPSNSESSEEEDTEEPLFKNTKIFFCSRTHSQLTQFVHELKRSPYSQDVSVVPLSSRQNYCINKSIKKLKHMSLINEACLQLQRKKTTVKKEKDLKRSKVSSGCPFIPGDQKLLTAEVLINIQDIEEITLKGQESDTCPYYGSRKSLQNGQLILVPYNSILHKNTRTSLGIDLKGNVLIIDEAHNLLDAIEGMHSSVITGRNLLHCYSQLSQYQKRFESLFSAKSVLYLGQLSFCLKKLLTIFGATTKSHPNDEIDKSIIIPKVYKLEEFEVFTDIDTVNIFKLLEFVKTSKLVHKLQGFVEQYGNSIKINEQKVKKSGVKEFLNSIKNNDTSSQEAASVVNVSTNNEEQTSNPLMAILSFLECLKSSCVDGRVCILPGTTIGQGIMKFLLLNPAAHFYDVVRDARSVVLAGGTMEPMSEFIDQLFLMAGATSERIITFSCDHVIPKENIISNVVVRGPTGIEFEFNFQNRQNTKLLDELGRALLNLCNIVPAGIVVFFPSYNYEDIVFKHLDKSGIISKISVKKRIFREPKLASQVNVILDQYAHSIKNPQSPCNGALLFSVVGGKLSEGLNFSDDLGRCVIVVGLPYPNIKSPELQEKMRYLNENIKQDAGNNFYENSCMKAVNQCIGRSVRHINDYSTVILLDKRYRHKIQVLPQWIQRSVTINDSFGPVIGNVAKFFAAKKAKQRHIP; from the exons ATGGAGCCTCCACAGGAGTTCCCGTTTCCTTTCCCACCGTACGAGATCCAGAAGCGATTTATGAAAGAGCTTTACGCTTGTTTGGAGGACGGCAAGCTGGGCTTGTTCGAGAGCCCCACCGGCACCGGGAAGTCGCTGTCCCTCATCTGCGGCGCGCTCAAATGGCTGGTCGACCACGAGAAACGAAGGAAGCAGGAGTTAACTTCGACGATCGAGGAAATAGAACGTAAGATAAAAGACTGCGAGAAGCCAACGGACAATTGGTTCACCGTCCAGACGGAAGAGATAGAGCTCAAAGCCAAGAAACAGCCGCTAGAAGCCAAGCTGAATGCGCTCCTCGAGTACGAAGGTGAGAGGGAGAAGCTCAAGAAGTTGATCGAGACGAAAAAGGCCGCACAACGAACGAAAACCACGGGGAAAACGAGACAGCAATTCGCAAAGAAAGTCCCAAAGTCGGACAAGCCAGAGGAAATGAATCCTGACGCACGTGATGCCGAGAGCGATCTTATTTTGGAAGACGGACCGTCGAATTCCGAAAGTTCTGAGGAGGAAGATACAGAGGAACCACTGTTTAAAAACACCAAAATCTTCTTCTGCTCCAGAACCCATTCGCAATTAACGCAATTTGTTCATGAATTAAAAAGATCTCCCTATTCTCAAGACGTTTCTGTGGTACCACTTTCCTCAAG GCAAAACTACtgcattaataaaagtatcaagaaattaaaacatatGAGTTTAATTAATGAGGCTTGTCTTCAactgcaaagaaaaaaaactaccGTTAAGAAGGAAAAGGACTTGAAAAGATCAAAAGTCTCAAGTGGCTGCCCGTTCATACCGGGCgatcaaaaattgttaacaGCAGaggttttaataaatattcaagacATCGAGGAAATAACGCTAAAAGGACAAGAAAGCGATACTTGTCCGTATTACGGCTCGAGAAAATCTTTGCAAAATGGTCAATTGATATTGGTGCCATACAACTCCATTCTTCATAAAAATACTAGAACAAGTTTAGGGATAGATTTGAAaggaaatgtattaataatagacGAGGCTCACAATTTGCTTGATGCTATTGAAGGAATGCACAGTTCCGTGATTACCGGGAGAAATTTGCTCCACTGTTACAGTCAGTTATCGCAATATCAAAAAAG ATTTGAATCATTATTCTCGGCTAAAAGTGTGCTATATCTGGGCCAGTTAAgtttttgtttaaagaaacttttaacTATCTTTGGAGCAACAACAAAATCTCATCCCAACGACGAAATTgataaatcaataataataCCTAAAGTGTACAAATTAGAAGAGTTCGAAGTGTTTACCGATATTGATACGGTGAACATATTCAAACTGTTGGAGTTTGTTAAAACATCAAAACTCGTTCATAAATTACAAGGATTCGTCGAGCAGTACGGGAATAGCATAAAAATCAATGAACAGAAGGTCAAGAAATCAGGCGTGAAAGAGTTtttaaattcgattaaaaataatgatacatCTTCTCAAGAAGCTGCTAGCGTTGTAAATGTGTCAACTAATAACGAAGAACAGACGAGCAATCCCCTGATGGccattttaagttttttagaATGCTTAAAAAGCAGCTGTGTAGACGGCAGAGTTTGTATTTTACCAGGCACTACTATAGGACAAGGgattatgaaatttttattgttgaacCCAGCAGCACATTTTTACGACGTCG TAAGAGATGCCAGATCTGTAGTATTAGCTGGCGGCACGATGGAACCAATGTCTGAATTCATAGACCAACTATTCCTAATGGCAGGCGCCACATCAGAAAgaattataactttttcatGCGATCATGTGATTcctaaagaaaatattatatccaACGTCGTGGTGCGCGGTCCAACTGGAAttgaatttgaatttaattttcagaatCGTCAAAATACGAAATTG CTGGACGAATTAGGAAGAGcactattaaatttatgtaacattGTACCAGCTGGAATAGTAGTGTTTTTTCCATCTTATAATTATGAAGATATAGTATTTAAACATTTAGATAAATCTGGCATTATATCAAAAATTTCTGTGAAAAAGCGTATTTTTCGAGAACCTAAATTAGCATCGCAG GTTAATGTAATATTAGATCAATATGCACATTCCATCAAAAATCCACAATCTCCGTGCAATGGAGCGTTGCTATTTAGTGTAGTag GTGGTAAATTAAGCGAAGGTTTAAATTTCTCGGATGATTTAGGCCGATGCGTTATAGTCGTTGGTTTGCCTTATCCCAACATTAAATCACCAgaattgcaagaaaaaatgAGATACTTAAACGAGAATATT aaacaGGATgccggaaataatttttacgaaaattctTGTATGAAAGCAGTGAATCAATGCATTGGTCGATCCGTTCGTCACATTAACGATTATTCTACAGTTATATTATTAGATAAACGTTATCGTCATAAAATCCAAGTATTACCTCAATGGATTCAACGCTCTGTTACAATTAACGATTCATTTGGGCCTGTAATTGGTAACGtcgcaaaattttttgcgGCGAAAAAAGCCAAGCAGCGTCATATTCCGTAG
- the LOC139102342 gene encoding uncharacterized protein: MCTFEQELSWSYVWNRMGDLSAVPQEKIVDYLLERLENGQIYTWVGTLLLAINPNGEIITDNIYDLSRVREYDNICNIIHKEVPPHIFAIAARAHNRIVQNLGRSNQVIVLNGETGTGKTFNAWKALEFLTRSVSLDGHERQDVCGIVRRISDVCRLISAFTTASTERNKASSRHVQLVWLEYKLGGICGASISSYLLERDRVTKGCCNFQIFYQMMAAIANVEFADTKLSKDQQYVILTPCDLDSSRVQEPHKDFCETLRTMDMLGFTEDQKKDIFLILSLLIHMGNIQFVQEDDHCEIDVNNQQSREALKNTCWLARVEEQDIAELLTSILINPRSTRRRHSSCRRNLSTSDACRYRLHSIIRHLYHLLFHWLINSVNEILSTRSYSERLGILDIFGFERFNLNGMEQLCINYVNERLQQYFVEKYLVSCRNDLQKEGLINAEEPTEIVQSYVDRINAIEKYLFTTLNDMCLSTIPNNSSTLISHVCARSCPTTRRFLNVINENFIVRHYSGTVEYSASNLFSKNTDKIPDEISITFNLSKNKFLYSLINKSKPCNDGKVKKPTMLSKLRCNVDLLIEELNRCDTHYVRCIKPQRLHNHEWDRENLRQQLANTGILDVLPLAKCKYPVQFIYKDFIKRYNKKRAEVYNLHNACKNILEPFRLIMDDGQSSVHYGKNLIFLKESTFLQLESVRKQYRAECVKKIESFWIKHRKNQPQQNNAQAIVPVNVQHDKSRFEKSLLERERIILIQDISRYISGNCIEILMPIARKNAYILHWLDGVNKLEDTKNIKPLLLERLRKDCNHNHLVDVNYSKEIQLRDTSHKFSYVNKFRTRNTYEKHSRYYNEKEDMYVIEHGTSTLFYKKGILSRRRPAKIPIRIHIRDRCLTNSHYLVHSELPQGLQDCL, from the exons ATGTGTACATTCGAGCAG GAGCTTAGTTGGTCCTACGTTTGGAACAGGATGGGGGACCTGAGTGCCGTTCCGCAGGAGAAGA TCGTAGATTATCTCCTGGAGCGCTTAGAAAACGGTCAAATTTACACGTGGGTTGGCACACTCCTCTTGGCGATCAACCCCAACGGCGAGATCATCACTGATAACATTTATGATTTGTCACGAGTTCGCGAGTATGAcaacatatgtaatataattcatAAAGAAGTGCCGCCTCATATATTCGCCATAGCTGCCAGAGCTCACAACAGGATAGTTCAAAACCTTGGAAGATCCAACCAG GTAATAGTCTTAAATGGAGAAACCGGAACGGGAAAAACGTTCAACGCCTGGAAGGCGCTGGAATTCTTGACCAGAAGCGTGTCCCTTGACGGCCATGAAAGGCAAGACGTTTGCGGTATCGTGCGGAGAATCTCCGATGTCTGCCGTTTAATATCGGCCTTCACAACTGCGTCTACTGAAAGAAACAAAGCAAGCTCGAGGCATGTGCAGCTCGTGTGGCTGGAGTACAAGCTGGGCGGCATATGCGGCGCATCGATATCTTCCTATCTTTTGGAAAGGGACAGGGTCACGAAGGGCTGCTGcaattttcagattttttatcAG ATGATGGCCGCGATAGCGAACGTAGAATTTGCCGATACGAAATTATCAAAGGACCAGCAGTACGTCATATTAACTCCATGTGACTTGGATTCCTCGAGAGTGCAGGAGCCACACAAAGACTTTTGCGAGACCCTCAGGACGATGGATATGTTAGGATTTACGGAGGACCAGAAAAAGGacatttttcttattctttcgCTGCTCATTCACATGGGAAACATACAGTTCGTACAGGAAGATGATCATTGCGAAATTGACGTTAATAATCAAC aATCCAGAGAAGCTCTGAAGAACACGTGCTGGTTGGCTCGTGTCGAGGAACAGGATATCGCCGAGCTGCTCACGtccattttaataaatcctcGAAGCACCCGACGCCGACATTCTTCATGTCGACGTAATCTTAGTACGAGTGATGCTTGTCGCTACAGATTGCACAGTATCATCCGCCACTTGTATCATCTTCTATTCCACTGGCTGATCAACTCGGTGAACGAAATCTTGTCCACTCGCTCTTACAGCGAACGATTGG GAATACTGGACATCTTTGGATTTGAacgctttaatttaaatggtATGGAGCAACtttgtattaattacgttaacgAAAGATTACAACAGTACTTTGTGGAAAAGTATTTAGTATCTTGCCGGAATGATTTGCAAAAGGAGGGCCTTATCAATGCCGAAGAACCGACAGAAATTGTGCAATCGTACGTAGATCGCATAAATGCGATTGAGAAATACTTGTTCACTACTCTAAATGAT ATGTGTCTATCGACAATTCCGAATAATTCATCCACATTAATAAGCCATGTGTGCGCTAGAAGTTGTCCAACGACGAGaagatttttaaatgtaattaatgaaaatttcattgtgcggcattataGCGGCACCGTAGAATATTCCGCCTCCAATCTGTTTTCTAAGAACACCGACAAG ATTCCAGACGAGATAAGCATAACTTTCAATCTGAGTAAGAACAAGTTTCtgtattctttaattaataaaagtaagcCGTGTAATGATGGAAAGGTGAAGAAGCCTACGATGCTTTCGAAGCTCCGATGTAACGTGGATTTGCTGATAGAAGAATTAAATAGATGTGACACGCATTACGTTCGATGCATCAAGCCGCA GCGGCTGCACAATCACGAATGGGATCGAGAGAACCTTCGCCAACAGTTGGCTAACACCGGTATTCTGGACGTTTTGCCTCTGGCAAAGTGTAAATACCCGGTCCAGTTTATCTACAAAGATTTCATCAAACGTTACAATAAGAAACGCGCCG aagtttataatttacataatgcCTGCAAAAATATACTGGAACCATTCCGTCTCATAATGGACGACGGCCAGTCATCGGTTCATTacggaaaaaatttaatcttcttAAAGGAATCTACATTTTTACAATTGGAATCTGTTAGAAAGCAATACCGTGCCGAATGtgtgaaaaaaatagaatcttTTTGGATAAAGCATA GAAAGAACCAACCGCAACAAAATAATGCTCAAGCGATCGTTCCAGTCAATGTTCAACACGATAAATCCCGATTTGAGAAGTCGTTATTAGAACGTGAGCGTATTATATTGATACAAGACATCTCGAGATACATATCTGGAAACTGTATAGAGATACTAATGCCAATTGCGAGAAAAAATGCGTATATATTGCATTGGTTGGATGGTGTCAATAAATTGGAAgatacgaaaaatattaagccCTTGCTATTAGAACGATTGCGAAAGGATTGCAATCACAATCATTTAGTTGATGTTAATTACAGTAAAGAAATTCAGTTACGAGATACATCGCACAAATTCTCATACGTTAATAAATTCCGAACGCGAAATACGTATGAGAAGCATTCTAGATATTATAACGAG aaagaGGATATGTACGTCATAGAACACGGTACTTCTACGCTGTTTTATAAAAAGGGAATTCTGAGCCGACGTCGTCCGGCAAAG aTACCAATTAGAATACATATTCGTGATCGATGCTTAACCAACTCGCATTATTTGGTACATTCTGAGCTGCCACAGGGTTTACAGGATTGTCTTTAA
- the LOC139102346 gene encoding uncharacterized protein, whose translation MKELLNQASVGYSSSFVHSNNKDAGTSSITSDNNSRKYAMFSTDWISAIGEELGMQSLPDPLLKRLAEDASYRLREVLHKCVTRLRHSKRKRLTSMDVNAVITSLCDADPVFGASESMPEYHTEAKVYVPGESIVNFAHQMNEPLNLTQTNLPFLQESEICDIKLTEARHNYSKRVLKTLFNGSQKTFQVLLNDCATNVHLGDEGVIDKLMSIARCMLISNNAQYTRVSTRTCQFITAITSNSEAVYPYHLTSVDKLTELLLELLLGQSFIHPNLEILFKECVLKLMLRWPSIADKYIPTLENVLLKNEKESIDLYKKRIMTVELLASIQPLIFFQHEAEHKLSIQNILYYYASSGSTIWQRIALAVCALVRSQGSFLNLDPLIEHYGDSLLPYLPPNREENIREKKHKKVGTLPIIVKGKMKYVNVRPLLNNKILWDRQTAFPDSTLRGPRREIRFAFAGGRPVPSNNLRRVSLRANYQILRSDLQATLALVASRRLLVIKDKKKGPYNFYNLANVCL comes from the exons ATGAAGGAGCTGCTGAATCAAGCTTCCGTGGGGTACAGCAGCTCGTTTGTTCACAGTAACAACAAGGATGCCGGCACCAGCAGTATTACGAGCGATAATAATTCAAGGAAATATGCTATGTTCAGCACTGACTGGATCTCTGCTATCGGCGAGGAACTAGGCATGCAGTCTCTGCCGGATCCTCTTCTAAAAAGATTAGCCGAAGATGCTTCCTATCGCTTGAGAGAAGTTCtacat AAATGTGTTACAAGGTTGAGACATAGTAAGAGAAAACGTTTAACATCCATGGACGTGAATGCAGTAATCACCAGCTTGTGTGACGCGGATCCAGTTTTTGGCGCGTCGGAATCCATGCCGGAATATCATACGGAAGCAAAGGTGTATGTACCTGGCGAATCTATTGTTAATTTTGCTCATCAAATGAACGAGCCGTTGAATCTGACGCAAACCAATTTGCCATTTTTGcaag AATCAGAGATATGTGACATCAAGCTTACAGAAGCGCGACACAATTATTCCAAACGTGTAttgaaaactttatttaacgGCTCGCAGAAAACCTTTCAG GTATTACTTAACGATTGTGCTACCAACGTGCATCTAGGTGACGAAGGAGTAATTGACAAATTAATGTCTATTGCTAGGTGTATGCTAATCTCAAATAATGCACAATATACACGCGTTTCCACGCGGACGTGTCAATTTATAACTGCCATCACCAGCAACAGCGAAGCGGTCTATCCCTATCACTTAACTTCG GTGGATAAATTAACGGAATTATTGCTGGAATTGCTTTTGGGTCAGAGTTTTATACATCCGAATTTAGAGATACTATTTAAAGAATGTGTGCTCAAATTGATGCTACGCTGGCCATCGATTGCCGACAA aTATATACCAACATTGGAGAACGTTCTTTTAAAGAACGAAAAGGAAAGCATTGATCTCTATAAGAAAAGGATAATGACGGTGGAATTATTAGCGAGTATTCAGCCccttatattttttcaacacGAAGCCGAGCACAAACTTtctatacaaaatattttatattattacgctTCTTCTGGCTCAACTATTTGGCAACGAATAGCC cTGGCTGTTTGTGCTCTCGTGAGATCACAAGGTTCTTTCTTGAATCTCGATCCTTTAATCGAACATTATGGAGATTCATTATTACCATATTTGCCGCCTAACCGCGAAGAAAATataagagaaaagaaacataaaaaagtCGGCACACTGCCTATTATAGTTAAAGGAAAGATGAAATACGTGAATGTCAGACCATTGCTTAACAACAAAATTCTGTGGGATCGACAAACGGCATTTCCAGATTCTACCCTTAGAGGACCGAGACGCGAGATAAG ATTTGCATTCGCTGGTGGTCGCCCGGTACCATCTAATAACTTAAGACGTGTCAGTTTAAGAgctaattatcaaattttaaggAGCGACCTTCAAGCCACTCTTGCTCTAGTCGCATCGCGCAGATTACTTGtgattaaagataaaaaaaagggaccctataatttttataacttagCCAATGTTTGTCTGTAA